CCGCCCCCCGAGCCGTCCCGCGCACACGCCGCCCGACACGGGCGCACGGGTGGCGGCCGACGCAACGGCGCGCCGCCGGCCGGTCCGGACGGTCCGATGCCGACCGGATCGAGTTGCCCGGGCGTCTTGACAGAACGGACCGCGCGGGTGTACACTTCTGGCACTGACATTTGTGCTGTCCGCGCCCGGAGGCACAAGTACCGGGGCAGTTCCGGCCCGGAAACCACCGCCGCCCGGCAGACTCAGGGAGCAGTCGAACAATGCCGAAGTCCAACTACCGCATCCTCCTGGTCGAGGACCAGGATCACATGGTCACGGCGGTCGAGATGATCCTGGGCGCCCAGTATGGGCTGCGCGTGGCCCGTTCGCTGGCCCAGGCGCGATCCATGCTCCGGGCCGAGTGGCCCGACCTGATGCTCCTGGACCTGGGGCTTCCCGACGGGCCGGGCACCGAGCTTCTGCAGGAGATCCGCGCCACGGGCATGCCGCTGGACGTGGTGGTCATCACCGTATCGCGCGACATCTCGGTGGCCGTCGAGGTGATGAAGTCCGGTGCCCTGGATTACATCCAGAAGCCCTTTGAGAAGGAGGACCTGCTGCTGTGCGTGCAGCAGGCGCACGAGCACTGGCGCCTGCGCACGGAGGTGCAGCGGCTGCGCAACGAGCTGTACGGCCCCTTCCACTTCGGCAGCATCGTGGCCCAGAGCCCCCAGATGCTCTCGATCCTGGCGGTTGCCCGCAAGATGGCGCGGTCCGAGGCGACGGTGCTCATCACGGGCGAGAGCGGCACGGGCAAGGAACTGGTGGCCCGGGCCATCCACTGCGACGGCAACCGGCGCGAGGGCCCCTTCGTGGCCGTCAACTGCGCCCAGTTCTCCGGCACGCTGCTGGAAAGCGAGCTGTTCGGCCACGAGAAGGGGGCGTTCACGGGCGCCACCGGCACCCGCAAAGGCCGCTTCGAGCTGGCCCACGGAGGCACGCTCTTCCTGGACGAAGTGGGCAACACGTCGCCCGAGATGCAGTCGAAGATCCTCCGCGTGGTCGAGACCCGCGAGTTCGAACGCGTGGGCGGCCAGGAGACCATAGGCGTCGACGTCCGCCTGCTGGCCGCCACCAACGCCGATCTGATGGAAGCGATCCGCCAGGGGAAGTTCCGCGAGGACCTCTACTACCGGCTCAACGTCGTCCCGATCGAGGTCCCCCCCCTGCGCGAACGCAAGGAGGACATCCCCGCGCTCTGCCGCTACTTCCTGAACAAACACTGCTCCCGGACCAACCGGTCCTTCCAGGGCATCACGCCCGAGGCCATGGGACTCCTGACGGCCTACCGGTGGCGGGGCAACGTGCGCGAACTCCAGAACGTCATCGAGATGGCCGTGGCCCTCGAGGACGGCGAGTGGGTGACGACGCGCTACCTGCCCGCCCACATCCTCGCCTGCACCGTGGAGATCGAGACCGCCGCCGCCTCGGACGGCAACGTGCTGGAGCGCGTGATCCGGGACTTCGAGCGCCGCTTCCTCGAAGAGCAACTACGCATCCACGACTGGAACCACCGCCGCACGGCCCGCGCGCTCGGCGTCCACCGCAACACGGTTGAGAACAAGATCAAGAAGCTGGGCATCCGCGAGGAAAGCCCCTCCCTGCCATGAACGCACCTCGGGGCACATGGGTCGAGGCCCTCAGCCGCCCGGGGATCCGGGAGGCCGACGTCCGCAACGCCCTGGGCGCGCGCTATGAGGTGCTCGCATTCGTCGGAACCGGCGCCGCCGCCTGCGTGCTGAAGGTCGCCGACCTGTCCGCCGGACGCGAGGTGCGCGCCGCCAAGCTGTCCGTCCTGAACGGCCGTCCGGACGCCCGCCAGGCCGCCCGCGCCGAATTCGCACTGGCCGCCCGCTTCAACCATCCGAACCTGGCCCGCTACTTCGACCTCGACATCCCCCCCGGCGGCCCGCTCGCGCTGACCACCATGGAGTTCGTCGACGGCGTCCCGTTCGGCGCCGGCGCGGCCGCTGCCGGCGCGGCCGCGGCCGGCCGCGACGCCGTCCTCGCCTGCGGGGTCATGGTCGAGGTGCTGCGCGGCCTCGCCTTCCTGCACGACGCCGGCCTCGTGCACGGCGACGTGAAGCCGGGCAACGTCCTGTGCGGCGTCTCTGACGGCCGCCCATACGCCCGGCTGCTGGACTTCCACCTGACCGTCCGCGCGGCCGGCCCGGACCAGGCGCCCCCCGGCGCACGCGGCACGCTCCGCTACATGGCCCCTGAGGTCGTCGCCGGCGGGACGCCCGAAGCGCGCAGCGACCTCTACTCGGCCGGCGTCATGCTCTTCGAGGCGCTCACAGGCCGCCGGCTCTTCGACGGCGCGCCCGGCGAGCTGGCCGCCCAGCATCTGGCCGCACCCGCCGCACGCATGCAGGACGCCGGCGCGCTGGCCGGCGTCCTGGAACGCCTGCTCAGCAAGCATCCCGAAGGACGCTACCGCACCGCCTCCGAAGCCATCGCCGCCATCGAGGAGGCCGCCGGAACCGGACGGCCGGCCGAGACGCCGGAGACGCTCCTGGGCCGCGTGCGCAGCGCCCCGCTGGTGGGCCGGGAGGCCGCCCTCCGCGCCTTCGACCAGGCCCTGGAGCCGCCGGCCGCCGTCCCGCCCGAACCCGCGCGCGCCGTCCTCGTGCGCGCCCGTGCGGGGCTCGGCAGGAGCCGTTTCCTCCGCGAGTGCCAGGTGCGCGCGCAGTGCGCCGGCCTGCACGCCCTGCGCCTGGAGGGCCCGCAGACGGCCGACGGCCTCCTGGACGCCGTCGAGCGCTGGGCCGGGGGCACCCCGCCGCCGCACCGGGCCGCCGCGCTCCCGGCAGCCTCGGGCGGCCTGCCGGAGGGCCCCGCCGAGGGCACCGTGCGCCTGCCGCCCGCCCTGCTGCGGCGCTGCAACGCCGTGACCGACCGGCTGGTGGCGAACGCCCGCGCGCGCCCGGCCGCCCTGCTGGTAGACGACGTGCACGCCCTGCCGCCGGACGCCGTCGAGTGCCTGCTGTTCCTGATGCGCGGCACGCTGCGGAACGGCATGGGCTTCGGCCTGACAGTGCCGGACGGCGCGCCCGTGAACGACGCGGTCTCGACGGCGTTGGAGGCCTGGCGCCGGGACGGCCTGCTGGTGGAGGTCGCCCTGGAAGAGCTGAGCCGC
This window of the Candidatus Brocadiaceae bacterium genome carries:
- a CDS encoding sigma-54-dependent Fis family transcriptional regulator; amino-acid sequence: MPKSNYRILLVEDQDHMVTAVEMILGAQYGLRVARSLAQARSMLRAEWPDLMLLDLGLPDGPGTELLQEIRATGMPLDVVVITVSRDISVAVEVMKSGALDYIQKPFEKEDLLLCVQQAHEHWRLRTEVQRLRNELYGPFHFGSIVAQSPQMLSILAVARKMARSEATVLITGESGTGKELVARAIHCDGNRREGPFVAVNCAQFSGTLLESELFGHEKGAFTGATGTRKGRFELAHGGTLFLDEVGNTSPEMQSKILRVVETREFERVGGQETIGVDVRLLAATNADLMEAIRQGKFREDLYYRLNVVPIEVPPLRERKEDIPALCRYFLNKHCSRTNRSFQGITPEAMGLLTAYRWRGNVRELQNVIEMAVALEDGEWVTTRYLPAHILACTVEIETAAASDGNVLERVIRDFERRFLEEQLRIHDWNHRRTARALGVHRNTVENKIKKLGIREESPSLP